The region cctcAAAAAACAAATGCATATTAAGTGCCTACTGTCTGCTGAGTAGTGGTAGAGTAGTAGGGGTGCCCTGGTGAGACAAGAGTCTCTGCCTccaggaaaactcttgaagaaatcggtctgggcgaatattttatgaggaggactccctgggcaattgaagcagcctcaaaaatacactactgggacctgaacaaactaaaaagcttctgcacagccaagaacacagtaagtaaagcaagcagacagccctcagaatgggagaagatatttacaggttatgtctccgacaaaggtttaacaaccagaatccacagagaactcaaatgtataagcaagaaaaaaaacaagtgatcccatcgcaggctgggcaagggacttgaagagaaacttctctgaagaaaacaggcgcacggcctacagacatatgaaaaaaatgcttatcatccttaatcatcagagaaatgcaaatcaaaactactttgagatatcatctaactccagtaagattagcccatatcacaaaatcccaagaccagagatgttggcgcggatgtggagaaaagggaacacttctatgctgctggtgggaatgcaaattaatacattccttttggaaagatgtttggagaacacttagagatctaaaaatagatctgccattcaatcctacaattcctctacaaggtatatacccagaagaccaaaaatcacattataacaaagatatttgtaccagaatgtttattgcagcccaattcataattgctaagtcatggaacaagcccaagttcccatcaatccacgaatggattaataaattgtggcacatgtacaccatggaatattatgcagccttaaagaaagatggagactttacctctttcatgcttacatgaatggagctggaacatattcttcttagtaaagtatctcaagaatggaagaaaaagtatccagtgtactcagccctactatgaaactaatttatggctttcatatgaaagctataacccagttataacctgagaatatgaggaagggggagagggagaggagggaagggggatgggcggagggagggtgattggtgggattacacctacagtgcatcttacaagggtacatgtgaaacttggtaaatgtagaatataaatgttttaccacaataactaagaaaatgccaggaagactatgttaaccagtgtgatgaaaatatgtcaaatggtctataaaaccagtgtatggtgccccatgatcacattaaggtacacagctatgatttaataataaaataatatattaaaaaaaaaaaaagagtctctgCCTCCCTGGGTCATACCACCTACAAGAGGACAGAGACAGAAGGACCAGTGTTTGGAAATAAATGACTGGGCCCTGGTCATTCCACAGGAAGAATTCATTACCCAAATTGGGACATTTTTGAGAGTAAAAGTGGGAGTTGTTAATAGTTATGCTGAGCCAACAGGTGCAAGAAGGAGCCATCCCGAACAGCCCAGGCACACAGTCGCATTGAGTGGGAACATCTCTGCTTCCTGTGTCTCTGGCCACAAAAGAAACTTCAGCTGTTGGTCAGTCAAAGCTGCTGAAGATCTGAGCCCTCGCCTGTCCTTGGACCAGGGTGAAGACCAAGGGTGCATTCCAAGAATGGGGTGGAGATGTGGCAGGACTACGCAGGCTATAATCAAGGATCAGGGAACAGGGCAGGGAGCATAGGCCTGTGTCAGGGAACAGGTGTATGTGGGGGTGAGATACCAACTTTCAGTGTCTGTGACACTGGCTTGGTTCACACATAGGTGGCTTTTACAGACTCTTCACCCTTCCTGGCTACTCAAATCCTGCCTACCTCAAGGAAACAGGGAACTTTGGAATTCTGTAGTTCCCTTGAGTTCCTTTTGTATAGGTAGAACCCCCACAGAGTGTATGTTTGTGGTGTGGGGGTCTATAcccttctgtctctctgtctgaCTCTGAGACTATTAATATAAGCCAGAGTCTGGATGCACCCCCAGAATATGTGCTCCTCACAGCAAAATGCCACCCCTCCCAGCTAAGCCTGTTATTTGTTCTGTTTCCGATCGGCGCCAGGCTCATAGACCCCATGTAGGTAGAATATAACCTTCCATAAATAACCTCTAACCTGACCTACAATTTAGCCTTCCGTTTTTTTTTATCCTGGTGGTAAATGGGATGGTAGCCTGGGCTGATCCCTCCTGCATCTTTGGGTCCCAGAAAGCAGACCCTGGATTTGGGCATTGCTTGGAATTCCCAGTACCTCTGCGATGCTTGCCCCTGGGAAGGACTCAGTGCATGGTGAGGAATGGTGGAGTCTCTTCCACCCAGGAACAACCTTGCCCTTGCAGTCTTTGCTTGGGCCTTGCCCCCTGCCTAGACACCTCCCTCTCCACCTGGCACATCTTTAAGCAGCAGCCGCCTTTCTGAAACCTTCCCTGACCATTGTCCCTTCTCCCCTGCAGAGGGAATCGCTCCTGTCTTTGGTTCCCATACACTTTGCACAGAACATTGTGATCTGATTAGTTGCCCATGCCCACTGGCTCTGAGCAGCTTGAGAGAGTGCTGGGGCCAGGAACTCAGTCTGGCCTGGCCATGGGCTAAATATTTAACCCCTTAGTGCCTCGGTCTCCTCAGATTCAAACATAAACCTGTCTTCAGAGCCTGTGTTCCCCCACTCTGTGACATACTGCCTCTCTGGGCTGGACAATGTTTCTATGTCCTACCTGCTCTCACATTCTGGGCTCTGGGACACATGTCATAATGAATGAATTCCTGCAGGGTCTCACTGGGGCATCCTTGTGGCCTGGAGTTGCAGAAGGGTCTAGCCAGCAACACTCAAAGACATCTCTCAAAGATCTGTTGATGAGGATAATGGATTTAGAAGGGTTCAttggagttaaactgaaaagtCATCAAGAGGAACCTCAGCTCCCCCCCAAGATAGGCTGGACTTAATCAAGTTTTCTTCAGTTGATCATCCTTCCTTATGGCAACTAAAGAGTGTTTATTGAGTCTCAATTAGCAACCAGCGCATTTAGGCACCTTGGGGAGGCAAGACTTTGAAAGATATTGTCCTTGCTTTCGAAGATCTTATGTTTTCACAGAGAGGCATAAAATATACACTTAGAAAAAAAGCTTGACTGAGCTTCCTGTGAGCTGTGGGTTGGTCCTGAATTGTACTTGGCTTTGTATCTATCCCAGGACTAAGAAGGGATTGCCTAGGCTAGGCAGATCTTCAATAAATGAATGTTGCAGGGAAGACATAGAACCAAAGGAGCAGGAACCAAAGGCCGGGACATCAGAGAAGAAAGGGATCACCAGAGACTGGAACATCTCTGGAATCTTCTGGGAAGAGGTGCACTAAGTAAAATGAATTCTAAAGAAAGAGTAGGAAGTATTAGGGGTGGAAAGCAGGGACAGCAAActaaggaggcaggaggcagaatgaccatttggaatcagaaaggaAACTTGGCAGAATGAGAGATGGGAATCAGGCAGACTGAGAACCCTACACTTGATCTTAGGCAAGAACGAACCCTTCAAGGTTCTTGAGCAGGGGAGTGATATGATGAGAACAGTGTTTCTGGAAGATGGTGTTGTGGAGGGCAGTCAGCTAAAGGGAGACCAGGCTGAGTTTATTACAGTGTCCTGGGTAAAGGAATGTGGTCTAGGtttggaaaggaagggaggaacatgacttttcaaaggaagacatAATTACCACAAGGGTCACCAGGGAGTAGTCAAATGTACCTCCAATGTTTGAGACCTCTTTACTAAGAGAAAGGTGTGAATTTTGACAGAAATGACATTGTGTGAGGTTGACAAAATGAGACCACATCCTCTCAGTAACAATTCATTGTCTTTATTAACAATGTCTCTGGATTTGAAAGAACAGACTGTTATTTCATAAAGCAATATTAACATTGTCATTCTCTACAAGAAAAAGTTTTGCATAAATAActtaagtgagaaaataaatatgtaacttaactttttaaaaaccactaCTTTCATTCTTGGGGACAAGTTCCACGTGGAAGGTTTACAAAAAAACAACCAGTCCGGCAGGCTTTCATCCAACATGTGcttctgtttaaaatattttttttaacgaTTAAAAACTACATAGAAAGTAAGAGGTGTCTGGAAATGCTTTTCAAAAAGTTTGTTTGGTGGCAGCTCTCATGCTTTGCAGTTTCTCAGCATATGTACAACACTTGTAATTTTTCCCCAATGGTTTTCTCCTAAAGGAAGATATATCACAAGTGACAGCAGCCAGAAGCTGATTTCTAGGCAGAAATGTGTCTGTAAGTGGGGGGCAGGAGGAAGACCTCAAAAGGAATGTGCTGGTCTTTGAGTGTGTGGTGGCTGCTCCCTTAGGCCTCCAAGCCCAGCATCCTGGAACCTTGAACTTCTCATCAGTaggtaaatttaaaatatggccATGGGGTCGGGGAGGGTTACTGCCCTTTGGGAATGAGGAGTGGCTGTGTGATTTCTGGACACACCATCACCCTTGGGGCCCTCTTCTTCTCTACCCCAATTGATGGTGTTATTTCTTTGAGATGGAAGGGTGGAGGTAGCCAAACATCTGGGGAGGCCAAGCTAGGAAACAAAGCAGCTTCTTCCAGGAGTTTTTAGTCATAAATATGTCGGCCATAAAtagactcttttcttttttcctgcttgTTTTTCATCTTTGGCTGTCAGATCAGAGCAACTCTGAACTCCGGAAGTGACCTTGGTAGAAAGTCAATTCaacctctctgtctctgtgtctctctctccactCCTGCCCATTCAAAAGGTAAGAGTCCTTGGAATACATTAATACATTACATGATGGTCCATTCTTTAAATTcctaaccccaccccacccccattttacaaaaggaaattgAGGTCTGGAAAGAGAAAAGTGtagttcaaggtcacacagcaaattaGTGGCTGAGTCAGGCCTAGAAACCATATCTACAGACCCCTGCTGTGTTCTTGGCACGACACAGGCTTTATAATGGGCAGACAGGTGGATGGAAAACCTTATGAACTTTCTAAACCAGTCCCGAGACTTTTCACACTCCCCACCGCTCCCTTATAACCAATCCCTGGAGTGAAAATGCTTCCATTTGAAGTGAGACCAGCAAAAGTAGGCGGCCCCGGGGGGCGGGGCCGCGtggctcagtgtatgtgactcccaactctctccccttccctgcgGGAACCCCTCGACCGGGGCCTGGAAGGTCTCAGCTCCCCACCTTGGGTTGCaagcttttaaaatgaaacacaaacaATCAAACCGTGCGCAGAGGACAGAAACTTGGGGGCGCCCGTGGACGGGCGCCCTCTGGGAGGGACGCGGCGGGCGGGCAGGCTCTAGTAGGCGTTCTCCAGCTCCGCCTGGTTGGCTTTTGCTCCCCGGGAGCGGGGTCGCGGCTTCCGGCTCTTCTGGGGCCGTGCGGCCTCGGGCCCGAAGTCCTTGAGCTCCGACTGGTTGTGGAAGCGGGTGAGGCGCTTGCACTTGCACGAGGCCACCAGGCGCACCTTGCGCGCGCGCGGCGCTGCGCCCCCGGGACACAGCAGCTGCACCCGCTGCGCGCGGTAGCGGTCGGGGATGCAGCGGAAGTCGGGCCCGCTCGGGCGCCACCACTTGCCGCGGCCGATGGCGTTGGGCAGCAGGCGCGCGGGGCCGCACTGGCCCGAGCACACCAGCTCGGTGACTGGCTTGGCGCTGCGGCACGGCCCGTCGGTCACGTAGCGGGTGAAGTGCAGCTCCCGGCAGCTGTACTCGGATGCGTCTGAGAACAGAGGCGCGCGTCAGGGCGGCTGCTTGGCCCGGCCGGTATCCCAGCCTCTCCTTACCCaaacctccctctccccttttcttcaGAGGCTTTTAGTTATTATGGGAGCCTTGGATCCCAGTGGCTGCTGGGGTTCAAACACCAGGTTTTCATCACTACCTGTGTgaacttggacaagttacttaacccctCTCTTCTtccaatctgtaaaatgggttatCCCGAAGATTCAATGAGTTAATCCATTATACATATAATGCAAAGAATGCCACTGGGCACACAGTGAAAACTGGAGGCATGGGCTGTTGCTATGTAGTTAGTATTCCCTTCCTAGGGTGCCGCCCCTCTGCTGATTTAAGCCTGTGTGGCAGGAt is a window of Nycticebus coucang isolate mNycCou1 chromosome 18, mNycCou1.pri, whole genome shotgun sequence DNA encoding:
- the SOST gene encoding sclerostin — protein: MQLSLALCLVCLLVHTAFRVVEAQGWQAFKNDATEVIPELGEYPEPPPELENNKTMNRAENGGRPPHHPFETKDASEYSCRELHFTRYVTDGPCRSAKPVTELVCSGQCGPARLLPNAIGRGKWWRPSGPDFRCIPDRYRAQRVQLLCPGGAAPRARKVRLVASCKCKRLTRFHNQSELKDFGPEAARPQKSRKPRPRSRGAKANQAELENAY